One genomic window of Polyangium aurulentum includes the following:
- a CDS encoding DUF4215 domain-containing protein codes for MHATSPGPRAGARSPSRRWRVVAALGLSLLAAGCNRIAGIEEGAPRQCHVDEDCAAYESECREAPACVAGRCSFEILPEGQPLPEQTPGDCARRVCDAAGNVEIVADAADGEDDRNPCTLDTCEGAVPVHVPLDEVHCYTGPAGTQGQGICAAGVQHCEDGEPVGVCEGEVTPGEENCISPFDDDCDGQANEEGEACACVPGETLDCYSGAPDTLLSGICHAGVQICRDDGLGYLPCVDEQLPEPETCVGGAVDEDCDGFVNEEGGACKCTDGWLSVGEACDDGNEVNDDLCSNDCKVAACGDGVLQPAAGEECEDGNLDSTDACNELCQHSKCGDGFVQPGESCDDGETRDGDGCPASCLHSVVQVVAGSDHNCALFEDGRVKCWGKNYSGQLGLGDYLPFGDEPGEMGASLPVVDLGAGVIATEISAGSMHSCALLADGAVKCWGQGSSGQLGLGDIARRGDDPGEMGSALPAVELGGQAKAIAAGGAHTCALLTDGSVKCWGANASGQLGLGDTAARGDEPGEMGELLPAVQLGTGKTAVAIAAGAEHTCVLLDDDGVKCWGANAHGELGQEDKANRGDADGEMGDLLEAVDLGNGWVTRAIAMHELHTCALSDAGGVKCWGYGTLGMLGVPTLHHLGDAPGEMGDALPAVDLGAGKVAVKIAAGRMHTCATFTDGSAKCWGYNTTGQLGLGTTDTHGDKPGTMGDALLAIDLGTGASVTSFGLGFAHTCAILGDGRVKCWGMNDVGQLGLGDTVYRGSKPGDMGNNLPAVSLW; via the coding sequence ATGCATGCAACCAGTCCGGGGCCCCGTGCCGGCGCTCGATCGCCCTCGCGGCGGTGGCGCGTCGTGGCCGCCCTGGGGCTGTCGCTCCTGGCGGCCGGGTGCAATCGGATCGCGGGCATCGAGGAGGGCGCGCCGCGCCAGTGCCACGTCGACGAGGACTGCGCGGCGTACGAATCGGAGTGCCGCGAGGCGCCCGCCTGCGTCGCGGGCCGCTGCAGCTTCGAGATCCTGCCCGAAGGTCAGCCGCTCCCCGAGCAGACCCCCGGCGATTGCGCCCGGCGCGTGTGCGACGCCGCGGGGAACGTCGAGATCGTCGCCGATGCCGCGGACGGGGAGGACGACAGGAACCCCTGCACGCTCGACACGTGCGAGGGCGCCGTCCCGGTGCACGTGCCGCTCGACGAGGTGCACTGCTACACGGGTCCGGCAGGGACGCAGGGCCAGGGCATCTGCGCCGCGGGCGTGCAGCATTGCGAGGACGGCGAGCCCGTCGGCGTCTGCGAGGGAGAGGTCACGCCCGGGGAGGAGAACTGCATCTCGCCCTTCGACGACGACTGCGACGGGCAGGCCAATGAAGAGGGCGAGGCGTGCGCCTGCGTGCCCGGTGAAACCCTGGATTGCTACAGTGGAGCGCCCGATACGCTGCTCAGCGGGATCTGCCACGCAGGCGTGCAGATCTGCCGCGACGATGGCCTCGGTTACCTGCCCTGCGTCGACGAGCAATTGCCCGAGCCGGAGACGTGCGTCGGCGGCGCGGTCGACGAGGATTGCGACGGCTTCGTCAACGAGGAGGGCGGGGCGTGCAAGTGCACCGATGGGTGGCTCTCCGTCGGCGAGGCGTGCGACGACGGCAATGAGGTGAACGACGACCTGTGCTCGAACGATTGCAAGGTCGCCGCGTGCGGCGATGGCGTCCTGCAGCCCGCCGCGGGCGAGGAGTGCGAGGATGGCAACCTCGACTCCACGGACGCGTGCAACGAGCTCTGCCAGCATTCCAAATGCGGCGACGGCTTCGTGCAGCCGGGCGAGAGCTGCGACGACGGCGAAACGCGCGACGGCGACGGCTGCCCCGCGAGCTGCCTGCATTCCGTGGTGCAAGTGGTCGCCGGCAGCGATCACAACTGTGCGCTCTTCGAGGACGGGCGCGTCAAATGCTGGGGCAAGAATTACTCCGGGCAGCTCGGCTTGGGCGACTATTTACCTTTCGGCGACGAGCCCGGCGAGATGGGGGCGAGCCTGCCCGTCGTCGACCTGGGCGCGGGCGTGATCGCGACCGAGATTTCCGCGGGCAGTATGCACTCTTGCGCGCTCCTCGCCGACGGGGCCGTCAAGTGCTGGGGACAGGGCTCGTCCGGTCAGCTCGGGCTCGGCGATATCGCGCGGCGCGGGGACGATCCGGGCGAGATGGGCAGCGCGCTTCCCGCCGTGGAGCTCGGGGGCCAGGCCAAGGCGATTGCGGCGGGCGGCGCCCACACCTGCGCGCTCCTGACCGATGGCAGCGTCAAATGCTGGGGCGCCAATGCGTCGGGGCAGCTCGGCCTCGGGGACACTGCGGCGCGCGGGGACGAGCCGGGCGAGATGGGCGAGCTGCTTCCTGCCGTGCAGCTCGGCACCGGCAAGACTGCCGTGGCGATCGCGGCCGGCGCAGAGCACACGTGCGTGCTGCTCGACGATGACGGGGTCAAGTGCTGGGGCGCGAACGCACACGGCGAGCTCGGGCAAGAGGACAAGGCAAACCGGGGCGATGCAGACGGCGAGATGGGCGATCTGCTCGAGGCCGTGGATCTCGGCAATGGTTGGGTCACCCGGGCGATTGCGATGCACGAGTTGCACACCTGCGCGCTCTCCGATGCCGGAGGGGTCAAGTGCTGGGGTTACGGCACGCTCGGCATGCTCGGGGTGCCGACCCTGCATCACCTCGGGGATGCTCCTGGCGAGATGGGAGACGCGCTGCCCGCGGTCGACCTCGGCGCCGGCAAGGTCGCCGTGAAGATCGCCGCAGGGCGCATGCACACCTGTGCGACTTTCACGGACGGCTCGGCCAAGTGCTGGGGCTACAACACCACGGGACAGCTCGGCCTGGGGACCACCGACACGCACGGCGACAAGCCCGGCACGATGGGCGACGCACTCCTCGCGATCGACCTCGGCACCGGCGCGAGCGTGACGAGCTTCGGTCTCGGGTTCGCCCATACGTGCGCGATCCTCGGCGACGGGCGCGTCAAATGCTGGGGAATGAACGATGTCGGCCAGCTCGGCCTCGGCGACACCGTCTACCGAGGCTCCAAGCCGGGGGACATGGGAAACAACCTCCCCGCGGTGAGTTTGTGGTGA
- a CDS encoding DUF4215 domain-containing protein, which translates to MTGRWWTAAAIAAMFLGASGCNAIAGISSGQPRGADPCVIVSDCKIAVHECRTATCEEGACVYHDEPEGTVLAKQSPGDCVQRVCDGVGNEKPLPLPTDTPDDGNPCTEDLCTIGGPRNVPAAGARSCYSGSALTIGKGTCAAGVVHCSDTGEPVTACEGERTPAPETCDDAILDEDCDGQANEEGSDCICQPGQLEPCYTGPAGTQGTGICHAGQRACLADGRTYGQCLSEQKPIPEDCEADLRDEDCDGQVNEEGPSCRCGDGYLSNGEACDDGNTSAEDACNPICGLAACGDGFAQPGEECDDGNAVDGDGCNEHCEISGCGDGVLQPGESCEDGNTTEGDGCPATCRYAAVQLVVGVHHTCVLIDEGRVKCWGQNNVGQLGLGDTWNRGDGAGEMGSHLPLIDLGAGAVAVMLAAGDAHTCALLDAGAVKCWGNNSNGQLGLEDPDNRGDDPGEMGDALAAVDLGTGKKAVSLAAGGMHTCAVLDDGAVKCWGGGYMGQLGIGFLDRGEEPGEMGDALPVVNLGAGKKAVALAAGYWHSCALLDGGEVKCWGSNDLGQLGIGDTEPRGRYPDDEMGDKLPAVDLGNGKTALAVAAGDDHTCAWFAGGELKCWGVNVHGQLGQENTIWWGTAPGHMANLPVIKLDGPAVSASGGPLHTCAVVGTGGVKCWGNNDKGQLGLGDVVRRGDEPNEMGAFLPFVDLGKDASGLNAVAIQVAAGYEHTCALLAGGYVKCWGANIEGQLGMGHKQTLGDASNETGDNLPLVQF; encoded by the coding sequence ATGACCGGGCGATGGTGGACCGCGGCGGCGATCGCGGCGATGTTCCTTGGTGCGTCGGGCTGCAATGCAATCGCCGGCATCTCGAGCGGGCAGCCGAGAGGGGCCGATCCGTGCGTGATCGTGAGCGATTGCAAGATCGCCGTCCACGAGTGCCGGACGGCGACGTGCGAGGAGGGCGCGTGCGTCTACCACGACGAGCCCGAGGGCACGGTGCTCGCGAAGCAATCGCCGGGCGATTGCGTGCAGAGGGTCTGCGACGGCGTGGGGAACGAGAAGCCTCTGCCGCTCCCCACGGACACCCCCGACGACGGCAACCCGTGCACGGAGGACCTGTGCACGATCGGGGGACCCAGGAACGTGCCGGCGGCGGGGGCCAGGAGCTGCTATTCCGGCTCGGCCCTGACGATTGGCAAGGGCACGTGCGCGGCGGGCGTCGTGCATTGCAGCGACACGGGCGAGCCGGTCACGGCTTGCGAGGGCGAGCGGACGCCCGCGCCGGAGACGTGCGACGATGCGATCCTGGACGAGGATTGCGACGGCCAGGCGAACGAGGAGGGCTCCGATTGCATCTGCCAGCCCGGGCAGCTCGAGCCCTGTTATACCGGCCCCGCGGGCACGCAAGGCACGGGCATCTGCCACGCGGGCCAGCGCGCCTGTCTCGCGGACGGCCGCACCTACGGCCAGTGCCTGAGCGAGCAAAAGCCGATCCCCGAGGATTGCGAGGCCGACCTGCGCGACGAGGATTGCGACGGCCAGGTGAACGAGGAGGGCCCGAGCTGCCGCTGCGGCGATGGGTATCTGTCGAACGGCGAGGCGTGCGACGACGGCAACACGAGCGCCGAGGACGCGTGCAACCCCATCTGCGGGCTCGCCGCGTGCGGCGACGGCTTCGCGCAGCCGGGCGAGGAGTGCGACGACGGCAACGCGGTCGACGGGGACGGCTGCAATGAGCACTGCGAGATCTCCGGGTGCGGCGACGGCGTCTTGCAGCCGGGCGAGAGCTGCGAAGACGGCAACACGACGGAGGGCGACGGCTGCCCCGCGACTTGCCGCTACGCTGCCGTGCAGCTGGTGGTTGGGGTACACCACACGTGCGTGCTGATCGACGAGGGGCGCGTCAAATGCTGGGGCCAGAACAACGTCGGCCAGCTCGGGCTGGGCGATACATGGAATCGCGGCGACGGAGCGGGAGAGATGGGCTCCCACCTGCCCCTGATCGATCTCGGCGCGGGCGCCGTGGCGGTGATGCTCGCCGCGGGAGACGCGCACACCTGCGCGCTGCTCGACGCGGGCGCGGTCAAGTGCTGGGGAAACAACAGCAATGGTCAGCTCGGGCTGGAGGACCCGGACAACCGCGGCGATGACCCGGGCGAGATGGGCGACGCGCTGGCAGCGGTGGACCTCGGGACGGGAAAGAAGGCCGTCTCGCTCGCCGCGGGCGGGATGCACACCTGCGCGGTGCTCGACGACGGCGCCGTCAAGTGCTGGGGCGGGGGCTACATGGGGCAGCTCGGGATCGGGTTTTTGGACCGCGGGGAAGAGCCGGGTGAAATGGGCGACGCGCTGCCGGTCGTGAATCTCGGCGCAGGCAAGAAGGCGGTGGCCTTGGCGGCAGGGTACTGGCATTCCTGCGCGCTGCTCGACGGCGGCGAGGTCAAGTGCTGGGGCAGCAACGACTTGGGGCAGCTAGGGATCGGCGACACCGAGCCGCGCGGGCGCTACCCGGACGACGAGATGGGCGACAAATTGCCAGCGGTGGATCTCGGTAATGGCAAGACGGCCCTCGCCGTGGCCGCGGGCGACGACCATACGTGCGCGTGGTTCGCCGGCGGCGAGCTCAAATGCTGGGGTGTCAACGTCCATGGCCAGCTCGGCCAGGAGAACACGATTTGGTGGGGCACGGCACCCGGCCACATGGCGAACCTGCCCGTGATCAAGCTCGACGGGCCCGCCGTCTCGGCTTCTGGCGGCCCGCTCCATACCTGTGCCGTGGTCGGCACGGGTGGGGTCAAGTGCTGGGGCAACAACGACAAGGGGCAGCTCGGGCTCGGTGACGTCGTGAGACGCGGCGACGAGCCAAATGAAATGGGAGCCTTCCTGCCGTTCGTGGATCTGGGCAAGGACGCCTCGGGCCTGAACGCAGTCGCCATCCAGGTCGCCGCGGGCTACGAGCACACGTGCGCCCTGCTCGCAGGCGGATACGTCAAATGCTGGGGCGCGAACATCGAAGGCCAGCTCGGGATGGGCCACAAGCAGACTTTGGGCGATGCGTCGAACGAGACCGGCGACAATCTGCCGCTCGTCCAATTCTAG
- a CDS encoding serine/threonine-protein kinase, with the protein MPDSRRLIAMDMLQPRAGDVLLGKYRVERVLGKGGMGVVVAARHVELGELFAIKLLLPGVIPSDDADARFLREARASARLKGEHAARVHDVGRLEDGAPYMVMEHLEGTDLKALLAARGPLSIDEAIDYVLQASEAIAEAHELGIVHRDLKPANLFLTRRRSGAPLVKVLDFGIAKQLGPEIPGGDLTKTGALLGSPVYMSPEQIMHSREVDARTDIWSLGIVLYELLTGVVPFEGTTFPQLMAAVLGREPTPLRDKRPDAPASLAAVLDRCLRKEPAERFESIDALAAALRALPPGEREAPRPPMSSVPLPVKPEAPALSQDEQLARTSTQLVATRAPASVDMVETRSSGSKRSVVVVILAAAMLGVAGLVLAQRTTPPGLDQAPAASPQAHTAAAAPEIAATVPAPPAAPPPEPLAAPSPHVPEVPAKAAAPSTAAPRGARPPASAPPPSAAPSAKPAPVPASEQQQQRKHEGIF; encoded by the coding sequence GTGCCCGATTCTCGACGGCTCATCGCGATGGACATGCTGCAGCCCCGGGCAGGAGACGTGCTGCTCGGCAAATACCGGGTGGAGCGCGTGCTCGGCAAAGGCGGCATGGGGGTCGTCGTGGCCGCGCGCCACGTCGAGCTGGGCGAGCTGTTCGCGATCAAGCTCCTGCTCCCGGGCGTCATCCCGAGCGACGACGCGGACGCGCGCTTTCTGCGGGAGGCCCGCGCCTCTGCGCGCCTGAAGGGCGAGCATGCGGCCAGGGTGCACGACGTCGGCCGCCTCGAGGACGGCGCGCCGTACATGGTCATGGAGCACCTCGAGGGCACCGATCTCAAGGCGCTCCTCGCCGCGCGCGGGCCCTTGTCCATCGACGAGGCGATCGATTACGTGCTCCAGGCCTCGGAGGCCATCGCCGAGGCGCACGAGCTCGGGATCGTGCACCGCGACCTCAAGCCGGCGAACCTCTTCCTCACGAGGCGCCGCAGCGGCGCGCCGCTGGTCAAGGTCCTCGATTTCGGGATCGCGAAGCAGCTCGGGCCCGAGATTCCGGGCGGTGATCTCACCAAGACCGGCGCCCTGCTGGGATCGCCCGTGTACATGTCTCCCGAGCAGATCATGCACTCGCGCGAGGTCGACGCGCGCACCGACATCTGGTCGCTCGGAATCGTGCTGTACGAGCTTCTGACGGGCGTCGTGCCATTCGAGGGGACCACCTTCCCGCAGCTCATGGCCGCCGTGCTCGGACGCGAGCCGACGCCCCTCCGCGACAAACGCCCCGATGCCCCGGCGTCGCTCGCGGCCGTCCTCGATCGTTGCCTGCGCAAGGAGCCCGCCGAGCGCTTCGAGAGCATCGACGCCCTCGCCGCGGCGCTGCGGGCCCTGCCCCCCGGCGAGCGGGAGGCTCCCCGGCCGCCGATGTCCTCGGTCCCGCTCCCCGTGAAGCCCGAGGCGCCCGCGCTTTCGCAGGACGAGCAGCTCGCGCGTACGTCCACCCAGCTCGTGGCCACGCGCGCGCCGGCGAGCGTCGACATGGTCGAGACGCGCTCTTCGGGCTCGAAGCGCTCGGTGGTCGTCGTGATCCTGGCTGCGGCCATGCTCGGCGTCGCGGGGCTCGTGCTCGCGCAGCGCACGACCCCTCCAGGGCTCGATCAGGCTCCGGCCGCGTCGCCGCAAGCGCACACGGCCGCCGCCGCGCCCGAGATCGCCGCCACGGTCCCCGCCCCCCCGGCCGCGCCGCCGCCCGAACCGCTGGCCGCGCCGAGCCCCCACGTCCCCGAGGTCCCGGCGAAGGCCGCCGCGCCGAGCACCGCAGCGCCCCGCGGAGCACGCCCCCCGGCCAGCGCGCCGCCGCCCTCCGCGGCCCCCTCGGCAAAGCCTGCCCCGGTGCCCGCGAGCGAACAGCAGCAGCAACGCAAGCACGAGGGCATCTTTTGA
- a CDS encoding LOG family protein — MSNPYEERIELESLDEVLARLADPAADFRRVAIQGVDLTTVAELLVTRDIAGCVFLGCVLPDLLAKAAASQDCLVMPCPRGLIFQPYRGALYTADELYAGFDPEIAEASFEHTLDRLICKTCLDLTTRRLYPGVPIEIELFRRVHDHAITDALGELLADLRAEGRRAVAIMGGHDMKRASRAEDGAPARYLEVARIARALTNAGFVVLSGGGPGAMEAANLGAYLAPFDEGVLIEAIDVLASEPKLDYEKPAAWLLPAMEVRRRYPLDAASLARRTSIGIPTWHYGHEPPNPFASHIAKYFENSVREEGLLAIADGGVIFAPGNAGTVQEIFQDACQNYYRSYGPAAPMILFGSGYWNPDEMTTRPGDKNKKVLPLLQKLAQEKGFEAELLVTDEVGAVVDFVVRRWARAQPLSPP; from the coding sequence ATGAGCAATCCCTACGAAGAGAGAATCGAGCTGGAGAGCCTCGACGAAGTGCTGGCGCGCCTCGCCGATCCTGCCGCGGACTTTCGCCGGGTGGCCATTCAGGGCGTCGATCTGACGACCGTCGCCGAGCTGCTCGTCACGCGCGACATCGCCGGCTGCGTCTTTCTCGGCTGCGTCCTGCCCGATCTGCTCGCGAAGGCGGCGGCGAGCCAGGACTGCCTCGTCATGCCCTGCCCTCGCGGCTTGATCTTCCAGCCTTATCGCGGCGCGCTCTACACGGCCGACGAGCTTTATGCGGGCTTCGATCCCGAGATCGCCGAGGCCTCCTTCGAGCACACGCTCGATCGCTTGATCTGCAAGACCTGCCTCGATCTGACGACGCGCAGGCTCTACCCCGGCGTGCCCATCGAGATCGAGCTGTTCCGGCGCGTGCACGACCACGCCATCACCGATGCGCTCGGGGAGCTGCTCGCCGACCTGCGGGCGGAAGGCAGGCGCGCGGTGGCCATCATGGGCGGCCACGACATGAAGCGCGCGAGCAGGGCCGAAGACGGCGCGCCCGCCCGCTACCTCGAGGTCGCGCGGATCGCCCGCGCCCTGACGAACGCCGGCTTCGTGGTGCTCTCGGGCGGCGGGCCGGGGGCGATGGAGGCGGCGAACCTCGGCGCATACCTCGCGCCTTTCGACGAGGGCGTCTTGATCGAGGCCATCGACGTCCTCGCGTCGGAGCCGAAGCTCGATTACGAAAAGCCCGCCGCGTGGCTCCTGCCCGCGATGGAGGTGCGCCGCCGCTACCCGCTCGACGCGGCCTCGCTCGCGCGGCGGACGAGCATCGGCATCCCGACCTGGCATTACGGTCACGAGCCGCCGAACCCGTTCGCGAGCCATATCGCCAAGTATTTCGAGAACAGCGTGCGCGAGGAGGGGCTGCTCGCGATCGCGGACGGGGGCGTCATCTTCGCGCCGGGCAACGCGGGCACGGTCCAGGAGATCTTCCAGGACGCCTGCCAGAACTACTATCGGAGCTATGGCCCGGCCGCGCCGATGATCCTCTTCGGCTCCGGATACTGGAACCCGGACGAGATGACGACCAGGCCCGGCGATAAGAACAAGAAGGTTCTTCCCCTCCTGCAAAAGCTCGCGCAGGAGAAGGGGTTCGAGGCCGAGCTGCTCGTCACGGACGAGGTCGGGGCCGTCGTCGATTTCGTCGTCCGCCGCTGGGCTCGTGCTCAGCCTCTTTCACCGCCCTGA
- a CDS encoding PAS domain S-box protein: protein MSDFSEALRESEERYRTLFEQAPVGVFLFDRDLRLTTCNARFVQILRSSLDRLVGLDLSALRDPVLGPSLRRTLEGEASSYEGRYHATTSDAEIAVSLRLSPLRDARGVVVGGLGVVEDCTERLRVLEALRESEQRLALYVKRNPLGVIVWTRDIEVVEWNESASRIFGWTEAEAIGRREPGFIVHESAWEQVRETWRKLLLSAEYSHRDRNLNVTKDGRTLLCEWHAVPLRDASGAVIGVAALVDDVTERQAAEDALKRSEARFRALIERSPDAVGVMRDGRMLYVNPRFVSFLGYADASEIIGRPIRDMVHPDDRAIQERRIGEVSRASTMVPQEYRLMCRDGSFVHAELVSMAIDYDGAPAVLGIARDLTDRKIMQSRLVQAERMAAVGTLAAGLAHEINNPLAYVLTHLTATCSEHLPALERVVGALERASGEANGEASRLVAEIRQALESAREGSERMGSIVRDLKTFSRTDDDRTAPIDVRRVLDASVNMAFSQIRHRAKLIRQYDDVPRVDANEARLGQVFVNLLVNAAQALPPGDVEKNIIRLRTRTGEGGRVLAEVIDSGPGIPAELRSKIFDPFFTTKPAGEGTGLGLWICEGIVTRMGGSIEVQSRPGETMFRVNLPPGRTVEAPPPRRPDPARKARRGRVLVVDDEAPLANALRMFLSDEHDVTVATSGREALNLLAKEDAYDAILCDLMMPDVTGVDVYEAVVARSPALARRMVFVTGGAFTPRIQEFLEQVTSPRLEKPFDLPKLRAILRELVG from the coding sequence ATGAGCGACTTCAGCGAGGCCCTTCGTGAGTCCGAGGAGCGTTATCGAACGCTCTTCGAGCAGGCGCCGGTCGGCGTGTTCCTGTTCGACCGCGATCTGCGCCTGACCACGTGCAACGCGCGCTTCGTGCAGATCCTGCGCTCGTCGCTCGATCGCCTCGTGGGGCTCGATCTGAGCGCGCTGCGCGATCCGGTCCTCGGCCCCTCGCTGCGCCGCACCCTCGAAGGCGAGGCGAGCTCGTACGAGGGCCGTTACCACGCCACGACCAGCGACGCCGAGATCGCGGTCTCGCTGCGCCTGTCGCCCCTGCGTGACGCGCGCGGGGTGGTCGTCGGCGGCCTGGGCGTGGTCGAGGACTGCACCGAGCGGCTGCGCGTCCTCGAGGCGCTCCGCGAGAGCGAGCAGCGCCTCGCGCTCTACGTCAAGCGCAACCCGCTCGGCGTGATCGTGTGGACCCGCGACATCGAGGTCGTCGAGTGGAACGAGTCGGCCAGCCGCATCTTCGGCTGGACCGAGGCCGAGGCGATCGGCCGGCGCGAGCCCGGGTTCATCGTCCACGAGAGCGCCTGGGAGCAGGTGCGCGAGACCTGGCGCAAGCTGCTGCTCTCGGCCGAGTACAGCCACCGCGACCGCAACCTCAACGTCACCAAGGACGGCCGGACGCTCCTGTGCGAGTGGCACGCCGTGCCGCTGCGCGACGCGAGCGGCGCGGTGATCGGCGTCGCGGCCCTCGTCGACGACGTGACCGAGAGGCAGGCGGCCGAGGACGCGCTCAAGCGCTCCGAGGCGCGCTTTCGGGCCCTCATCGAGCGGTCGCCCGACGCCGTCGGCGTGATGCGCGATGGCCGGATGCTCTACGTCAACCCGAGGTTCGTCTCGTTCCTCGGCTACGCCGACGCGAGCGAGATCATCGGCCGGCCCATACGCGACATGGTCCACCCGGACGACCGGGCCATCCAGGAGCGGCGCATCGGAGAGGTGTCCCGCGCCTCGACGATGGTGCCGCAGGAGTACCGGCTCATGTGCCGCGACGGGTCGTTCGTGCACGCCGAGCTGGTGAGCATGGCCATCGACTACGACGGCGCGCCGGCGGTGCTCGGGATCGCGCGCGATCTGACCGATCGCAAGATCATGCAGTCGCGGCTCGTGCAGGCCGAGCGCATGGCCGCGGTGGGCACGCTGGCGGCGGGGCTCGCGCACGAGATCAACAATCCCCTCGCCTACGTGCTCACGCACCTGACGGCCACGTGCAGCGAGCACCTGCCCGCGCTCGAGCGCGTCGTGGGTGCCCTCGAGCGCGCGTCGGGCGAGGCGAACGGCGAGGCGTCGCGGCTCGTCGCCGAGATACGGCAGGCCCTCGAGTCCGCGCGCGAGGGCAGCGAGCGGATGGGGAGCATCGTGCGCGATCTGAAGACCTTCTCGCGGACCGACGACGACAGGACGGCGCCCATCGACGTGCGGCGCGTGCTCGACGCCTCGGTGAACATGGCCTTCAGCCAGATCCGGCACCGGGCCAAGCTCATCCGGCAGTACGACGACGTGCCGCGGGTCGACGCGAACGAGGCGCGGCTCGGCCAGGTGTTCGTGAACCTGCTCGTCAACGCCGCGCAGGCGCTCCCGCCCGGCGACGTCGAGAAGAACATCATCCGGCTGCGCACGCGCACGGGCGAGGGCGGGCGCGTGCTCGCGGAGGTCATCGACTCGGGCCCGGGCATCCCCGCCGAGCTGCGGTCGAAGATCTTCGACCCGTTCTTCACCACCAAGCCCGCCGGCGAGGGCACCGGGCTCGGGCTGTGGATCTGCGAGGGCATCGTGACCCGCATGGGCGGCTCGATCGAGGTGCAGTCGCGCCCCGGCGAGACGATGTTCCGCGTCAACCTGCCGCCGGGTCGCACGGTGGAGGCGCCCCCGCCGCGTCGCCCCGATCCGGCGCGCAAGGCGCGGCGCGGGCGCGTGCTCGTCGTCGACGACGAGGCGCCACTCGCCAACGCGCTCCGGATGTTCCTGAGCGACGAGCACGACGTCACGGTGGCGACGAGCGGCCGCGAGGCTTTGAACCTGCTCGCCAAGGAGGACGCGTACGACGCGATCCTCTGCGATCTGATGATGCCGGACGTCACGGGCGTCGACGTGTACGAGGCCGTGGTCGCGCGCTCGCCCGCGCTGGCGCGGCGCATGGTCTTCGTGACGGGGGGCGCCTTCACGCCGCGCATCCAGGAGTTCCTCGAGCAGGTCACGAGCCCGCGGCTCGAGAAGCCTTTCGACCTGCCGAAGCTGAGGGCCATCCTGCGCGAGCTCGTCGGCTGA
- a CDS encoding PEGA domain-containing protein — MHKASAIAVALFLAASGCHENAPRTVSLRVAGNTPDASVTIDDQYIGVFAFVQKRGVALPPGKHRITVEKAGYFPWDRLVEAKEGDPPIKLDVALVKVPD, encoded by the coding sequence ATGCACAAGGCAAGCGCCATCGCGGTAGCCCTCTTTCTGGCGGCCTCTGGCTGCCACGAGAACGCGCCGCGCACGGTGTCACTGCGGGTGGCTGGCAACACGCCTGACGCCTCGGTGACGATCGACGACCAGTACATCGGCGTCTTCGCCTTCGTGCAGAAGCGCGGCGTGGCGCTGCCGCCCGGCAAGCACCGCATCACGGTCGAGAAAGCCGGCTACTTCCCGTGGGACCGCCTCGTCGAGGCCAAGGAGGGCGATCCGCCCATCAAGCTGGACGTCGCGCTGGTGAAGGTCCCTGATTGA